CGCGGTGCGCGTGGGATTGTGGCTGCTGCCCTTTGCAACGTTGCGGCGGTTGCTGACCCAACTCAGCCGGCGCCGCAGAACCGCCAACCTGCCTCTGCCCGCGCTGCTCCACGCGCTCACCGTGCTCAGCCGGTTCGTGCCGGCCGCCACTTGTCTGGTGCAGGCGCTGACCGCGCACACGCTGCTTGTGCGCCATGGCCACGCTGTCGAATTGCACATTGGCGTGGCCAAGGCCGGCGCAGCCAGGTTGCATGCGCATGCCTGGGTGGAATTGCACGGCCGGGTTTTGATCGGCGCCGTCGCGGATTTGGCGCGCTACACGCCCTTACCTCTCTCGGTGGCGCTGCGTTCATGAGCGGTATCGTTGGCATTCTCCAACTCGACGGCGCGCCGGTGGAAGGCCGGCTCTTGCAGAACTTGACTGAGGCCATGGCCTTCCGCGGACCGCAGGCGCAAGCGATTTGGGTCCAGGGGAGAGTGGGATTGGGCCATGCGCTGCTGCCCACGACGTTGGAATCACAGCGGGAACAGCAGCCCTGCAGCCTGGACGGCGAGGTGTGGATCACCGCCGACGCCCGTCTCGATGATCGCGCCGGCCTGCAGCAGCGC
This genomic stretch from bacterium harbors:
- a CDS encoding lasso peptide biosynthesis B2 protein produces the protein MLPLPKFLRGPRAKRILWLQTFALLCAVRVGLWLLPFATLRRLLTQLSRRRRTANLPLPALLHALTVLSRFVPAATCLVQALTAHTLLVRHGHAVELHIGVAKAGAARLHAHAWVELHGRVLIGAVADLARYTPLPLSVALRS